A part of Saccharomyces cerevisiae S288C chromosome XIV, complete sequence genomic DNA contains:
- the RPC34 gene encoding DNA-directed RNA polymerase III subunit C34 (RNA polymerase III subunit C34; interacts with TFIIIB70 and is a key determinant in pol III recruitment by the preinitiation complex) → MSGMIENGLQLSDNAKTLHSQMMSKGIGALFTQQELQKQMGIGSLTDLMSIVQELLDKNLIKLVKQNDELKFQGVLESEAQKKATMSAEEALVYSYIEASGREGIWSKTIKARTNLHQHVVLKCLKSLESQRYVKSVKSVKFPTRKIYMLYSLQPSVDITGGPWFTDGELDIEFINSLLTIVWRFISENTFPNGFKNFENGPKKNVFYAPNVKNYSTTQEILEFITAAQVANVELTPSNIRSLCEVLVYDDKLEKVTHDCYRVTLESILQMNQGEGEPEAGNKALEDEEEFSIFNYFKMFPASKHDKEVVYFDEWTI, encoded by the coding sequence ATGAGTGGAATGATAGAAAATGGGTTACAGCTATCGGACAATGCTAAAACCTTACATAGCCAGATGATGTCGAAAGGAATAGGCGCATTATTTACACAGCAAGAACTCCAAAAACAAATGGGAATCGGGTCGTTAACAGACTTGATGTCCATTGTACAGGAATTGCTAGACAAGAACTTGATCAAATTAGTAAAACAAAACGACGaattaaaatttcaaggTGTCTTAGAATCTGAGGCGCAAAAGAAAGCCACCATGTCGGCTGAAGAGGCACTGGTATATTCTTATATCGAGGCTAGCGGTAGAGAAGGGATATGGTCCAAGACTATCAAGGCAAGAACCAATCTCCATCAGCATGTAGTTCTTAAATGCTTGAAGAGTTTAGAATCCCAAAGATACGTGAAGAGTGTTAAGAGTGTAAAGTTTCCCACAAGGAAAATCTACATGTTGTACAGCTTACAACCCTCTGTGGACATCACAGGAGGTCCATGGTTCACAGATGGAGAGCTGGATATAGAATTTATCAATAGTTTATTGACTATTGTTTGGAGGTTCATATCAGAGAACACCTTCCCTAATGGCTTCAAGAATTTCGAAAATGGACCCAAAAAAAACGTCTTTTATGCTCCAAACGTAAAAAATTACTCTACCACacaagaaattttggaatttaTTACAGCGGCACAAGTGGCCAATGTCGAGTTAACCCCTTCAAATATCAGATCTTTGTGTGAAGTCTTAGTGTACGACGACAAGCTGGAAAAAGTCACGCATGACTGCTATAGAGTGACCTTAGAGAGCATTCTACAAATGAACCAAGGTGAGGGCGAGCCGGAGGCAGGTAATAAGGCTTTggaggatgaagaagaattttccATCTTTAACTACTTCAAGATGTTTCCGGCTTCAAAACACGACAAGGAAGTGGTCTATTTCGATGAATGGACAATTTGA
- the SWM2 gene encoding Swm2p (Protein with a role in snRNA and snoRNA cap trimethylation; interacts with Tgs1p and shows similar phenotypes; required for trimethylation of the caps of spliceosomal snRNAs and the U3 snoRNA, and for efficient 3' end processing of U3 snoRNA; may act as a specificity factor for Tgs1p): MIDLYNYSNLEGLLDGLTDLNRIPKEYSAVLEPYFQNIARNAHLKSRALKICRSNFHKWNEEGAKTVNPEIIRRCLNLWYVLKGKEYKKLKDPPPADNIIKDEIDVSYVKNLNVVRLEFDEFGKLISNPLENLILEEVEVNDFIQE; the protein is encoded by the coding sequence ATGATAGATTTATACAATTACTCTAACTTAGAAGGTTTACTAGACGGATTAACGGACTTGAATCGAATTCCGAAGGAATACTCCGCAGTATTGGAGCCATATTTTCAGAATATAGCAAGAAATGCACATTTAAAGTCTAGAGCTCTAAAAATTTGTCGTTCTAATTTCCATAAATGGAACGAAGAAGGTGCGAAGACAGTCAATCCGGAAATTATAAGAAGATGCCTTAACCTGTGGTATGTTTTGAAGGGCAAGGAATATAAAAAGTTGAAGGATCCTCCGCCTGCTGATAATATCATTAAGGATGAGATTGATGTCTCATATGTTAAGAATTTGAATGTAGTCAGGTTGGAATTTGACGAATTTGGTAAACTCATAAGTAATCCATTAGAGAATTTGATCTTGGAAGAGGTCGAAGTGAATGATTTCATACAAGAATAA